The DNA window ATCAAAGTCCTTTTGAGCGACGCCTCCTTTACCAAATAAAATAACCAACGATATCACCCCCAATGTACTGTTATTTATCAGTATTGGTATATAAAAACTTTTCGAAAGTCGTTCCGCTGTATAAAAACCTTTTTATGGAGAGGGTTATTCTAATCATGGTTATGACTTATAGACCAAGCATGAGTAAATCCCAACTGGCAGTTATGCTCTCAAAGCTTCACAGCTTTGACCTGCCAAATAATCAACTGGAACAATACACAACTGATCCAGAGATTGCTGCCACTGTCCTCCACCTTGCAGCCCATTTTGGAGATATCACGGGAAAGAGCATCGTTGATTTGGGTTGTGGGACAGGTATGTTAGGCATAGGAGCAAGCATCTTAGGAGCAAAAAAAGTAGTGGGGATTGATATTGATGAGGCTGCACTTCAGCAGGCAGCAATAAACAAGGAAAAGGCTGGTATTCCTGGTTCACGGATCATCTTCGTGCACCAAGATATCAAGGATATCAAAATCCCTCTGGGTATGGCGCAGATAGATACGATAGACACGGTTATTGAAAACCCTCCTTTTGGTATTAAAAAATCACATGCAGATCGTTTTTTTTTAATGAAAGCAATGGAACTTGCTCCAGTTATTTACACGTTTCATAGCCTTGCCAGCCAAGGATTTATTGAAGCCCTGAGTAAAGATCACAACTACAACATAACCCATCAGTGGGCATTTGATTTTCCTCTGAAAGCAACCTATGCTTATCATCAGCGAAGAATCCATCGCATTAAGGTAGGGTGTTGGAGATTAGAGAAGATAGACAAGCCATAGTCTTATTAACGTGTGATGGCTGTTCTCATAGACTCAACCGTTTTACCGAATGTTTGGCATGTGTTAATGATGGTAACCCCATGCCGCACGGCTTCTTCAAGGAGGTAATCTTGGATCCATCGTATTCGTTCAAAATTTGTTTGAAAGGTAGTCAACAACTCTGAGTGATGCCCAGCCTTTGCAGTAAATCTTTTTAGATGAGTTTCATTATCACTAACATAGAGAAGTATTGCTCTTACATCAGTACCCTGATCTCGATAATCCATAACGGTTGTAGGAATAATATGAACCCCTTCAACAACAAGCCCGTTTTTTGTCTCAACAGCAAAGTTAAAAGCAGTTCGAACATAGGGGTCAAGTGCCTCTCGGTAATCCCTAAATCCCTGAATAACATGCTTTTGCGTTGGCTCACCAAAGCGTCGCCAACACTCATAACTATCGTACCTAAACCGCTCATCATCAGGATGTTCAAATCGATAAGGACCTTTAAGGTAGTCAGTGCCTAGGACATTTACCTCTTGTTCAAGGCCTTCTCTTAGCATAGATCCAACTATATGCGATAAAGTACTTTTTCCGCAAGCATTAACACCATACAGTGTGACCACGAATCCTTCTGACATGGGCATCTAAAACCGGGGGTTATATTAAATTTAACTACTTTACAGATGTCAATTTTTCCTTGTAGAGGGGGTTCGGTAGTCATTCTCCCATAATCAAATGAGGAATAACACCAAAAAACATAAAACGCAAAGGTTTTTAAATGAGTCCTCATTTCTCCCCTGCATGGAAATGCGTATTCTCGAGGATAATAAGAAGCGATTGGTGTTTGAATTAAAAGGAGTACAGCATACATTTATGAACTCCTTGAAACAAGAGCTTCGAAATGACGAGCACGTAACCGTTACTAGTTATAACATTTCTCATCAATTGGTAAGCGAACCGCTATGCATTCTTGAGACTGATGGCAAAGATCCGCGAACAACTCTCGTTGATGCTGCAAAACACTTACAAAAGGCAAACGAGAAGTTTGAAAAGGCAGTTGCAAAGGATCTCAAGAAGTAGTTTTTTTCTCGTCCACCATTTATTTTCATAGGTCAGTAATGGTTATTATCTCGTTGTAGTGATCCCGATGGCAGCATTACTTGTTGACGGACTGTGTAAAGCATATGTATCTCATGGACAGCAGTACCAAGCAGTCAATGATATCTCTTTTCAGATTGCAGAGGGAGAGATGTTTGGTTTGCTCGGGCCAAATGGGGCAGGAAAGACAACAACAATCAATATCATTGCAGGCATCTTAAAAAAGGATAAGGGAACAATCCGTATTCTTGGAAAGGATCCTGAACATCACCATCATGTCAGAACTCAGATGAATATCTGTTCTGCTTATTTTGGACTTTCTGATATTCTCAGTGTTAATGAAAATCTCCAAATCTATGCACGTTTATACCATGTGCAGAAACCTCAGCAAAAGATTGATGCATTACTCGCTACCTTTGGCATGCTTCATTTACGGCATAAGAAAACAAACACCTTAAGTAGTGGTGAGCGTACACGGCTTTCGCTCTGCAAAGGACTCCTCAACGATCCTAAACTTCTCCTTCTCGATGAATGTACGGTTGGCTTAGACCCTGATATTGCAGAAAGGACAAGAAATGTCATTAAAGAATACCAACAAAAACACAAAGCAGCAATTCTTTTTACCTCGCACTATATGTATGAAGTTGAAGCGCTTTGCGATCGTATTGCATTTCTCATCAACGGTAAAATTATCAAAATTGATACTGCAGATAAGCTAAAAGAGCTCATTAAAATGCAACAGGTCGAGATCTACTTTCTGAATGCAGATAAAAATCTCAAGAAACTCTTTCAAGACAAAGGTATTGATGTTTTGTTCCTTAATGAAACAACGGTACGCTTTGATATTCATGCGAAGGGAACACGACTCTATGCATTAATGAACACTCTTTTTAAGAATGGGTATAAGATCAGTGATCTGCGTATTAAACGTCCGACACTTGAGGACGTGTTCATTAAAATTACGCGTCATGCTCATGATACTGCTCATCCTGGCAAAACGAGTAATGCAGGTGATCGTTGATGAAATGGTATCGCATTAAAGCATTACTTTTAAAGTACTGGTACCTTACAAAAAACAGGCTAGACCGTCTTTTTGATGTTATCTACTGGCCATTAATCGATGTCTTTATCTGGGGATTTGCGATTTATTTTATTGAGTCGATCAGTGAGGTAAGTGTGCTGAGCATGATCATGGGAGGCATTATTCTCTGGGTTTTTATCTGGCGGGCGTGCCAGGATTTAGTTGTTTATGTCCTTGAGGATTTTTGGTCACGAAATGTGTATAACTTATTCACCTCTCCCATAACAAGTATGGAGCTTGTTGCATCGCTCATGATTTTCAGTCTGCTCCGAGCAGCAGCAACTTTTCTGATTATGTGGATTCTAACGGCAGTCGTCTATGCCTTTGATATTACAACACTTGGCCTATTACCCTTTGTTGTTTCCATTCCTGTTCTTGTACTTTTCGGATGGGTTCTTGGCATATTTATCACTGCACTTATTTTTATTTTTGGAAAAAGTATCCAGGTTTTTGCATGGAGTATCGTCTGGGTTATCCAGCCATTCAGCTGTGTTTTCTATCCTTTAGCAGCGCTTCCTGAATGGGCACAGAGCATTGCTATCCTCTTTCCAACAACGCATGTTTTCGAGAATCTTCGTCAATCCATTACGACTGGAACAATGAACTGGCCAAGTATTGGATATGCTTATGTTGTTAGTGTCATACTCCTTGTTCTTGTCAGCCTCTTTTTCCAGTATGCACTAGAACGAGCCAAAAAAACAGGATTACTCTGTCGGTATGAGTAAACACAGTCACTAGGCTGAAATCCTCAAATTCCTTGTCAGCAGGCGCTATATCCGCATGTTGGTTTCTGACACTTACGATGATACAACTCTTGTGCGCACAACAGAACTATCTGTTTTTTCTTCTTCGTCTGAACTCCTCAGGCTTAAATCTACCGGGGTAGGCATTCTCTATAACTACAGCAGGAGAATTATTGCAAGCAACAAGTACCCTTGTTAGCCGATGTTTTCTGAGAAATCGTGTTGTTATGGTTGTGGGTATTTGAGAGATGGGGATCTTTAATTTCTCTTCAATGAGCCATTTCGTTGCTTCTCGTACATGACGTTTCCCTTGTTCTCCTTCCCAATATCTTTTGGGAGCCCATCTAAATTCCCATGGATGAAATCGTCCAGGATATGCTTCTTCGATTGCATCAAAATACCACCTCTTGTGGAAGTTATCGAGGATTCCTCCTAAATTATGTTCATAAAAGGAGGCGGACGTCAGGTTTTTCGGCACGTCTCCAAGACGGCGGATATGTAACCGTTCATGGATCAGCCAATGGACAGCCTCTATGCGATGCTTTTGTTGTTTCCAATAGTTTTCTGAAATATAGGCCATCTGCCACGGTTTAAACCGACCAGGATAGGCATTATTAATAACAGCATGCAATGAATGAAAACCAACATGGAGCATACTAAGCAACTTATATTCTTGTAGGAAAAAGCGAGTAAACCATGAGGGAAATCGCTCTATGTTTTTCAATCGTAATTTCTCCTCAATCAAATACCGAATCAATATTTTCGCATGGCGTTTCCCATCAAATTTCCAAAAACCTAAAGGGAATTGTTTACGATGGCCAGCCAGAATTTCTTCATAGATCTTAATGACTTCATACTGAGAGTACTTCTTTAGTGAACGGATATGATAGGGACAAACAAGGAGACGTTGTCTGTTAATACTTACTCTTTTCCTTCCACAGAAGACACATTGTTGTTTTTCTTTCGGGAAATTAAAGGGTCGGGTCATTGGTCAACACCTTTTTTTTCTTTTGCCTTAGGTACTTAACACCACTGAACACAATGAGTAAGGCCGTAAACCCAAAGAGCATCAAGAGATCCCCCTTAGGTATGATAAACGTCCATGGCTCTGGCTGAGGTTCAGTCATATTACTCGGTACAACCAGTGGACGTTCAATTTCTGGCTCTTTGGGCCCTTCTTCTTGTAGAAGCACTACCTCTTGCACAGGCTCAGGTTCTTGTTCCACAGGAGGAGTTTCCACGACAACGGGTTCTGGTTTCTTGCCGGCAATCGCAAAATAGCTGAAGCCTGGTGTTTCAGCTTGGTACGTAACAGCCAATGACGTTTCATCTATCTTCCTGGTCGGCAATGCAACCCAATCACTGGTATAACGATAGACAACAACATCAGCAGCAGAAAGTCCATTAGCATCCAGCCATGCCTTTTCAACAGCAACGTGGAAGGTAACGTCTTTAAACGAACTGCTGTCCATATTCTTGGTCTGCACCTGTAGATAATAATACAACAAGCCTGAAACACTCCCATACAACCCTACGGGCCTATTAGCATACGTGGTTATGCTGATTTCTGGGTGTTCCATTGCCTTTTTAGTGGTGAACGACAACTCTTTAATCGCAATAGTGTTATCATAGATCCTCCAGGTGATTTCAGCATTCGCATCAAGCTTATCCCATGCCCGCGAAACCTTTGGTTCGGTTTGCACGATCGTAACAATAGGGGCATTACCACCACCCTGCTCTCCCACCGGACATTCACCACAATCTACCGGACAGGAAGAGCAGCTTTCTCCGGTGTCGCACCTTGTATCACCACAGTAACTGGCATTAGTCTGGGCACTGTTGTTGACCCACGTGGTATTAACATTGCCGTAATGATCAACGCTCAACACGCTCAACATATAGACGCTGTTTGCTAATAAGTTAGACGCTGTGTACTGATGATCCGGTGCATACACGGCGGTGAGG is part of the Candidatus Woesearchaeota archaeon genome and encodes:
- a CDS encoding ABC transporter permease codes for the protein MKWYRIKALLLKYWYLTKNRLDRLFDVIYWPLIDVFIWGFAIYFIESISEVSVLSMIMGGIILWVFIWRACQDLVVYVLEDFWSRNVYNLFTSPITSMELVASLMIFSLLRAAATFLIMWILTAVVYAFDITTLGLLPFVVSIPVLVLFGWVLGIFITALIFIFGKSIQVFAWSIVWVIQPFSCVFYPLAALPEWAQSIAILFPTTHVFENLRQSITTGTMNWPSIGYAYVVSVILLVLVSLFFQYALERAKKTGLLCRYE
- a CDS encoding 50S ribosomal protein L11 methyltransferase; this translates as MVMTYRPSMSKSQLAVMLSKLHSFDLPNNQLEQYTTDPEIAATVLHLAAHFGDITGKSIVDLGCGTGMLGIGASILGAKKVVGIDIDEAALQQAAINKEKAGIPGSRIIFVHQDIKDIKIPLGMAQIDTIDTVIENPPFGIKKSHADRFFLMKAMELAPVIYTFHSLASQGFIEALSKDHNYNITHQWAFDFPLKATYAYHQRRIHRIKVGCWRLEKIDKP
- a CDS encoding DNA-directed RNA polymerase subunit L; this encodes MEMRILEDNKKRLVFELKGVQHTFMNSLKQELRNDEHVTVTSYNISHQLVSEPLCILETDGKDPRTTLVDAAKHLQKANEKFEKAVAKDLKK
- a CDS encoding DUF4046 domain-containing protein, whose translation is MTRPFNFPKEKQQCVFCGRKRVSINRQRLLVCPYHIRSLKKYSQYEVIKIYEEILAGHRKQFPLGFWKFDGKRHAKILIRYLIEEKLRLKNIERFPSWFTRFFLQEYKLLSMLHVGFHSLHAVINNAYPGRFKPWQMAYISENYWKQQKHRIEAVHWLIHERLHIRRLGDVPKNLTSASFYEHNLGGILDNFHKRWYFDAIEEAYPGRFHPWEFRWAPKRYWEGEQGKRHVREATKWLIEEKLKIPISQIPTTITTRFLRKHRLTRVLVACNNSPAVVIENAYPGRFKPEEFRRRRKNR
- a CDS encoding ABC transporter ATP-binding protein encodes the protein MAALLVDGLCKAYVSHGQQYQAVNDISFQIAEGEMFGLLGPNGAGKTTTINIIAGILKKDKGTIRILGKDPEHHHHVRTQMNICSAYFGLSDILSVNENLQIYARLYHVQKPQQKIDALLATFGMLHLRHKKTNTLSSGERTRLSLCKGLLNDPKLLLLDECTVGLDPDIAERTRNVIKEYQQKHKAAILFTSHYMYEVEALCDRIAFLINGKIIKIDTADKLKELIKMQQVEIYFLNADKNLKKLFQDKGIDVLFLNETTVRFDIHAKGTRLYALMNTLFKNGYKISDLRIKRPTLEDVFIKITRHAHDTAHPGKTSNAGDR